The Phoenix dactylifera cultivar Barhee BC4 chromosome 15, palm_55x_up_171113_PBpolish2nd_filt_p, whole genome shotgun sequence genome contains a region encoding:
- the LOC120113311 gene encoding 1-deoxy-D-xylulose 5-phosphate reductoisomerase, chloroplastic encodes MALKLPLSTDIGGISFMDSSRGAFQQLKEGFPWKMKNHIGSCRRICCSMQQAPPPAWPGRAVAGSGRKSWDGPKPISIVGSTGSIGTQTLDIVAENPDKFRVVALAAGSNVTLLADQVKTFKPQLVAVRNESLIGELKEALADAEYKPEIIPGEQGVIEVARHPDAVTVITGIVGCAGLKPTVAAIEAGIDIALANKETLIAGGPFVLPLAHKHKVKILPADSEHSAIFQCIQGLPEGALRRIILTASGGAFRDLPVEKLKEVKVADALKHPNWNMGKKITVDSATLFNKGLEVIEAHYLFGADYDNIEIVIHPQSIIHSMVETQDSSVLAQLGWPDMRLPILYTMSWPQRIYCSEITWPRLDLCKLGSMTFKAPDNVKYPSMDLAYAAGRAGGTMTGVLSAANEKAVELFINEQIGYLDIFKVVELTCNAHRNDLVVNPSLEEIIHYDLWARKFAASLQPSSGLSPVPV; translated from the exons ATGGCGCTGAAACTTCCATTATCGACAGATATTGGAGGGATTTCCTTCATGGATTCAAGCAGAGGAGCCTTCCAACAGCTCAAAG AGGGATTTCCTTGGAAAATGAAGAATCACATAGGTTCATGTAGGAGAATATGTTGCTCGATGCAGCAGGCTCCGCCGCCGGCCTGGCCTGGCCGAGCTGTTGCAGGATCAGGACGCAAGTCATGGGATGGTCCAAAGCCTATCTCAATTGTCGGATCTACTGGTTCGATAGGAACTCAG acattGGACATAGTGGCTGAAAATCCAGATAAGTTTAGGGTTGTTGCACTTGCCGCTGGCTCTAATGTGACACTCTTGGCTGATCAG GTTAAAACATTCAAACCTCAATTGGTTGCCGTAAGAAACGAGTCATTGATTGGGGAACTAAAAGAAGCTTTGGCTGATGCTGAATACAAACCTGAAATTATTCCTGGGGAGCAAGGTGTTATAGAG GTTGCTCGCCACCCAGATGCTGTCACAGTAATCACGGGAATAGTAGGATGTGCAGGCTTAAAG CCCACTGTAGCTGCAATTGAGGCTGGAATCGACATAGCCTTGGCAAACAAAGAGACTCTTATTGCAGGTGGTCCTTTTGTGCTTCCTCTTGCACACAAGCATAAAGTGAAAATACTTCCTGCTGATTCAGAACATTCTGCCATATTTCAG TGTATTCAAGGTTTACCAGAGGGTGCACTTCGACGCATAATTTTGACTGCATCCGGAGGAGCCTTCAG GGATTTGCCAGTTGAAAAGTTGAAAGAGGTGAAAGTTGCGGATGCTTTGAAACATCCAAACTGGAATATGGGGAAAAAGATCACTGTGGATTCTGCTACCCTTTTCAACAAG GGGTTGGAAGTTATTGAAGCACACTATCTATTTGGGGCTGATTATGATAATATTGAGATTGTGATTCATCCACAGTCCATCATTCACTCCATGGTTGAGACACAG GATTCATCTGTTTTGGCTCAGTTGGGATGGCCTGACATGCGCCTACCAATCCTTTATACAATGTCTTGGCCACAGAGAATTTATTGCTCTGAAATTACATGGCCTCGGCTTGATCTTTGCAA GCTAGGTTCAATGACATTTAAGGCTCCTGATAATGTAAAATACCCATCCATGGATCTTGCCTATGCTGCTGGGCGAGCCGGGGGCACGATGACAGGAGTTCTTAGTGCTGCTAATGAGAAGGCGGTGGAGTTGTTCATCAACGAGCA AATCGGCTATCTGGACATTTTCAAGGTTGTGGAGCTTACCTGCAATGCGCATAGGAATGACCTAGTTGTCAACCCTTCCCTTGAGGAGATCATACATTATGACTTGTGGGCTCGAAAGTTTGCAGCCAGTCTACAACCATCATCCGGCTTGAGTCCTGTTCCTGTTTAA
- the LOC103705854 gene encoding peroxisomal membrane protein PEX14-like: protein MATQSNENPNNQGPELSKTVEGDGKDVKGEAANEASGEPVFTIPQPVREDQVQNAVKFLSHPRVQGSPIIHRRSFLERKGLTKEEIDEAFRRVPDPPPNATSVEAATINRAVQPKSSTGLQPQASVQTPQPAAAPASGVPVATSLQKSRFHWSHALLATGVLAASGAGTAVLFKNVVVPKLKSWIRKVVAEESESDKKDKQSSRLAEEATEAAKAAASAAAVVAKASHELLNAKNEERKYFEAFMGALDMQVKEMKSMGDAIHKLESKRGTSLSQEKLLEEYIQSTVGNGPANNSWRTSQVSQPDASLPSMFSKQARVNGMPNMDFGRARPSSTPASVDSISAPHTKPSMEEINDMQPSPEQPPTKPPSAPRPKPYWEVRQQPQQRPSGDLVSQSSNEGLSSEIEESTNPSFLIQTNGKAHDASEPWWRKRTAKITEIEPEMKEPKQFPYGIGTREGPSQRRWVPPQPPAISMPDAAAAIRHPKPSAQKQQQSGDERSAASSDDGEERMVKALDSAEVETSSVAETNQTEIQEERADGIEVN, encoded by the exons ATGGCGACTCAATCCAACGAGAATCCCAACAACCAAG GGCCTGAGTTATCAAAGACAGTGGAAGGGGATGGGAAGGATGTCAAAGGAGAGGCTGCCAATGAAGCTTCAGGAGAACCAGTGTTTACAATACCACAACCAGTAAGGGAGGATCAAGTGCAGAATGCTGTTAAGTTTCTATCTCATCCAAGAGTACAGGGTTCCCCGATCATTCACAGGCGTTCCTTTCTTGAAAGGAAAGGCCTGACAAAGGAGGAAATAGATGAAGCCTTTCGCCGTGTACCT GACCCTCCTCCAAATGCTACCAGTGTTGAGGCTGCTACCATAAATCGGG CTGTGCAGCCGAAATCATCTACAGGCTTGCAGCCTCAAGCCTCGGTACAAACTCCACAACCAGCTGCTGCTCCTGCTAGTGGGGTTCCTGTGGCTACAAGTTTGCAGAAATCCAGATTTCACTGGTCCCATGCACTTCTTGCCACAGGGGTGCTAGCTGCTTCAGGCGCTGGTACAGCTGTTCTTTTTAAG AATGTGGTTGTTCCTAAGCTGAAATCTTGGATCAGAAAGGTTGTTGCAGAAGAAAGTGAATCTGATAAGAAAGATAAACAGAGTTCCAGGTTGGCTGAAGAAGCAACAGAAGCTGCAAAAGCAGCTGCctctgctgctgctgttgttgcTAAAGCAAGCCATGAATTGTTAAATGCTAAAAATGAAG AGAGGAAGTACTTTGAGGCTTTTATGGGAGCACTAGATATGCAAGTGAAGGAGATGAAATCCATGGGTGATGCTATTCATAAGTTGGAAAGCAAAAGGGGAACCAGTTTATCTCAAGAGAAGCTGCTAGAAGAGTATATCCAATCCACGGTAGGGAATG GGCCAGCTAACAACTCATGGAGAACTTCTCAGGTCAGTCAACCAGATGCAAGTCTCCCCTCTATGTTTTCAAAG caAGCTAGAGTAAACGGCATGCCAAATATGGACTTTGGAAGAG CGAGGCCTTCATCCACACCTGCATCAGTGGACTCTATATCTGCACCACACACAAAGCCATCTATGGAG GAGATCAATGACATGCAACCAAGTCCTGAACAACCACCAACAAAACCTCCTTCAGCTCCTAGACCAAAG CCATATTGGGAGGTGCGTCAGCAACCTCAGCAAAGGCCCAGCGGTGACCTCGTTTCCCAATCAAGCAATGAAGGGTTGAGTTCTGAAATAGAAGAGAGCACCAATCCCTCCTTTCTGATTCAGACGAATGGGAAGGCTCATGATGCTTCAGAGCCTTGGTGGAGGAAGAGGACTGCAAAAATAACCGAGATAGAGCCTGAAATGAAGGAACCAAAACAGTTCCCTTATGGAATCGGAACCAGAGAAGGGCCTAGTCAGCGGAGATGGGTCCCACCTCAGCCACCAGCGATTTCTATGCCAGATGCTGCCGCTGCCATTCGACACCCGAAACCATCTGCTCAAAAGCAGCAGCAGTCAGGGGATGAGCGGTCGGCGGCGAGCTCTGATGATGGAGAGGAGAGGATGGTGAAAGCACTTGACTCTGCTGAGGTGGAGACCTCCAGTGTTGCAGAAACAAATCAGACTGAAATACAAGAAGAACGGGCAGATGGAATTGAAGTAAACTGA
- the LOC120113340 gene encoding uncharacterized protein LOC120113340 has product MTEHREKEPYLKLSPSIGETEEEITTVHQDSLHQISAASHLAEPPAAAAAAAKEEEDGDDNSSDDFEFTFAARDPEAETSITADEIFSNGRILPSYPVFGSNFLISPAAEMERSSTSSDSSEADAAVGAYCAWSRPSAGQCKKSASTGSARRWRLRDLMVGRSHSDGKEKFVFLAADDKTHKAASASATATKKGEKKGARATELDLVTAHRLYYAKGDAEKAKGGRRSFLPYRPVGLFGNVNGFGR; this is encoded by the coding sequence ATGACGGAACACCGTGAGAAGGAGCCGTATCTGAAATTGTCCCCCAGCATCGGTGAGACCGAGGAGGAGATCACCACCGTCCATCAGGATTCCCTTCATCAGATCTCCGCAGCCAGTCACCTGGCGGAACCACCGGCGGCGGCAGCGGCAGCggcgaaggaggaggaagacggcGACGACAACTCCAGCGACGATTTCGAGTTCACATTCGCGGCGAGGGACCCGGAGGCGGAGACCTCCATCACTGCCGATGAGATCTTCTCCAACGGCCGCATCCTCCCCTCCTACCCCGTCTTCGGCAGCAACTTCCTCATCTCGCCGGCGGCGGAGATGGAACGGAGCTCCACGTCGTCTGATTCGTCGGAGGCGGACGCGGCGGTGGGGGCGTACTGCGCGTGGTCTCGGCCGTCGGCGgggcaatgcaagaagagcgCCTCCACCGGGTCAGCCCGGCGGTGGCGGCTCCGCGACCTGATGGTGGGGCGGAGCCACAGCGACGGGAAGGAGAAGTTTGTCTTCCTAGCGGCGGACGATAAAACCCATAAGGCGGCGTCGGCGTCGGCGACGGCGACGAAGAAAGGGGAGAAGAAGGGGGCTCGGGCGACGGAGTTGGATCTGGTCACCGCCCACCGTTTGTACTACGCGAAGGGAGACGCGGAGAAGGCGAAGGGCGGGCGCCGGTCATTCTTACCGTACCGACCGGTCGGTTTGTTCGGCAATGTGAACGGCTTCGGCCGGTAA